From one Polynucleobacter sp. UK-FUSCHL-C3 genomic stretch:
- a CDS encoding sigma-54 dependent transcriptional regulator, whose product MMTPTNTDFPVILVEDDEDLREAIAVTLRLNHIDFVTHQRAESVLPLLQPGLKTVLITDYRLPGMNGLDLLKIALKEIPDLPVIVMTAFADAKLAVEALKAGARDFLIKPFVPDQLIEIISRYRPPNLPHETSTAIQTSVASPPKLVADQQKLSPAIIAVDPAMINTLARCERVAKTDTSVLITGGSGVGKEIIAHHIHLTSKRASGPYVALNCAAIPDTLLESILFGHEKGSFTGATKSQSGKFEQADGGTLFLDEIGEMPASLQAKLLRVLQDKMVERLGSAEPIKADVRIIAATNRNLEEQVQAGRFREDLYFRLAVFPIHIPELHKRAGDILPLADFFLKRYRLNIGRDDLVLGPSALEMLPQYNWPGNVRELENIIQRAVLLCDGDEIGAEHLEIHSQKPPNESASSHSLRENPQNGTNIASNLTSTQGSSANDMNSVEREHILKVLAQVGGNRSKAVQILGISERALRYKLKSYKEAGFEVDK is encoded by the coding sequence ATGATGACCCCCACCAATACTGACTTTCCTGTCATTCTGGTTGAAGACGATGAAGATTTGCGTGAGGCGATTGCGGTTACCTTACGCCTGAATCACATTGACTTTGTGACCCATCAACGCGCCGAGAGTGTTCTGCCACTTTTGCAACCTGGGCTCAAAACCGTTCTGATTACTGATTACCGTCTGCCTGGCATGAACGGTCTTGATCTGCTCAAAATAGCTCTCAAAGAAATCCCCGACCTGCCAGTCATTGTGATGACGGCGTTTGCCGATGCCAAGCTCGCGGTTGAAGCTCTGAAAGCCGGTGCGCGTGATTTTCTAATTAAGCCCTTCGTGCCCGATCAACTAATCGAAATTATCTCGCGCTATCGACCACCCAATCTTCCCCATGAGACAAGTACTGCAATCCAAACCAGCGTAGCGTCACCTCCTAAATTAGTAGCGGATCAACAAAAACTGTCACCCGCCATCATTGCAGTAGACCCTGCCATGATTAATACACTGGCGCGTTGCGAGCGGGTTGCTAAAACCGATACGAGCGTTTTGATTACGGGCGGCTCAGGGGTTGGTAAAGAAATCATTGCGCACCACATTCATCTCACCTCCAAGCGTGCGAGCGGTCCTTACGTGGCTCTTAATTGCGCAGCGATCCCCGATACGCTCTTGGAGTCGATTCTTTTTGGTCATGAAAAAGGTTCCTTTACTGGCGCTACTAAATCGCAGTCGGGTAAGTTTGAGCAAGCCGATGGCGGCACATTATTTTTAGACGAGATTGGTGAGATGCCTGCATCCTTGCAAGCCAAACTTTTGCGGGTCTTGCAAGATAAGATGGTGGAGCGTTTGGGTTCGGCTGAACCAATTAAAGCCGACGTGCGCATCATTGCTGCCACCAATCGCAATCTGGAGGAACAGGTACAAGCCGGTCGCTTTCGAGAAGACCTCTACTTTCGCTTAGCCGTGTTTCCGATTCATATTCCAGAGCTCCATAAACGCGCTGGCGATATCTTGCCACTCGCCGATTTTTTCCTAAAACGCTATCGCCTCAATATTGGTCGCGATGATCTAGTCTTGGGCCCCAGTGCTCTGGAGATGCTCCCCCAGTACAACTGGCCAGGTAATGTTCGAGAACTGGAAAATATCATCCAACGCGCTGTGCTTCTCTGTGACGGTGATGAAATTGGGGCTGAGCACCTCGAGATCCATTCCCAAAAACCACCCAATGAGAGTGCCTCCTCACATTCTTTGAGGGAAAACCCGCAAAATGGCACAAATATTGCATCTAATTTAACAAGTACCCAAGGGTCTAGCGCTAACGATATGAACTCGGTGGAACGGGAGCATATCCTCAAGGTCTTAGCCCAAGTTGGCGGTAATCGCAGTAAGGCGGTGCAGATTTTAGGGATTTCAGAGCGAGCACTACGCTATAAGCTCAAATCCTATAAAGAGGCTGGTTTTGAGGTGGATAAGTAA
- the fliE gene encoding flagellar hook-basal body complex protein FliE, with protein MDTKNLDSMMARMQAMQAAMATGLPGAPANTDPKAGNGVDFQNILKNAIENVSNASNVAQAKAQAFSAGNSDTSLEEVIISLQKANLSLQGMIAVRNRLVDAYKEVTSLQV; from the coding sequence ATGGATACCAAGAATCTCGATTCAATGATGGCTAGGATGCAAGCAATGCAGGCGGCAATGGCCACCGGCTTGCCTGGTGCTCCTGCCAACACTGACCCTAAAGCGGGTAACGGAGTCGATTTCCAGAACATTTTGAAGAACGCGATTGAGAATGTCAGCAATGCCTCAAACGTGGCCCAAGCCAAGGCACAGGCATTTTCTGCCGGCAATTCTGACACTTCCTTGGAAGAAGTCATTATTTCTCTACAAAAAGCCAACCTCTCTCTGCAAGGCATGATTGCGGTTCGTAACCGCTTAGTCGATGCCTACAAAGAAGTCACCAGCCTGCAGGTTTAA
- a CDS encoding helix-turn-helix transcriptional regulator has product MITSGQIKAARALVGMTATRLAELSGVAYTTVVRMESSDGIPSGQVKTLDAVQKVLEEAGIEFIGTPESGAGVRWKT; this is encoded by the coding sequence TTGATTACAAGTGGTCAAATTAAAGCTGCCAGAGCGCTTGTTGGAATGACTGCCACAAGGTTGGCGGAGCTTTCAGGGGTTGCTTACACAACTGTAGTAAGGATGGAATCTTCTGATGGAATTCCTTCGGGGCAAGTTAAAACTTTGGATGCTGTTCAGAAGGTTTTGGAAGAGGCCGGCATTGAATTCATCGGCACACCCGAAAGCGGGGCGGGTGTTCGGTGGAAAACCTAG
- a CDS encoding lambda-exonuclease family protein, with protein MHINHDFSVDRTKYIGGSDIGAILGLSRFRSPLEVWMEKTGKEVKKLDSLPLRFGSFAEEFVASEYSRATGFDLIHDESIHIHPDYSFMSAHIDRYVLEHDSPTPRRILECKTANPFASSDWGEAGSDEVPLSYLCQSIWYMAITNIDKVDLAVLFGNSDFRIYEITRDLELESTVLQKANLFWSECVAKDIPPPAQSEADCQALFSKGDPAKTIEAKTETWALAQRLQLLHNEIDMREEEISTIKQSIMSQMGEAETLTYEGKVLATWKAPKPSFRLDSKRLELDHPEIATNYKTAVQNSRRLVIKHAN; from the coding sequence ATGCATATTAATCATGATTTTAGCGTAGATCGCACTAAATATATAGGTGGCAGCGATATTGGCGCCATTTTGGGCCTTTCTCGCTTTCGTTCTCCCTTAGAGGTATGGATGGAAAAGACCGGTAAAGAAGTAAAGAAGTTGGATTCCCTGCCGCTGCGCTTTGGCTCTTTTGCCGAAGAGTTTGTTGCATCAGAATACTCCCGCGCGACTGGTTTTGATCTGATTCATGACGAATCCATTCACATCCATCCTGATTACTCTTTTATGAGTGCTCATATTGACCGCTACGTTTTAGAACATGACTCCCCCACTCCAAGGCGAATTTTGGAATGCAAAACAGCCAATCCCTTTGCATCATCCGATTGGGGAGAGGCGGGGTCCGATGAAGTGCCGCTCAGCTATCTCTGCCAATCGATTTGGTACATGGCCATTACTAACATTGATAAAGTCGATCTTGCTGTCCTTTTTGGTAATAGCGACTTTCGGATTTACGAAATTACGCGAGACCTAGAGTTGGAAAGCACCGTCTTGCAAAAGGCGAATCTATTTTGGAGTGAGTGTGTCGCAAAAGATATTCCTCCTCCAGCCCAAAGCGAGGCCGACTGCCAAGCTCTATTTAGTAAGGGTGATCCAGCAAAGACTATAGAAGCTAAAACAGAAACATGGGCTCTAGCTCAGCGACTGCAATTACTCCATAACGAGATCGACATGCGAGAAGAAGAGATCTCCACAATTAAGCAAAGCATCATGAGCCAAATGGGTGAGGCTGAGACTCTCACCTATGAAGGCAAAGTCCTTGCCACCTGGAAGGCACCCAAACCCTCTTTTCGCTTAGATAGCAAACGATTAGAGCTTGATCATCCGGAGATTGCGACTAACTATAAGACCGCTGTGCAAAACAGCAGGCGCTTAGTCATCAAGCATGCCAACTAA
- a CDS encoding MarR family transcriptional regulator, protein MAKVIIRTDKVESFFDRARKAAQKADRGESFKKSATFSFEDPQEMFMVLSEARRRLMLEVMDEPKTITQLTVKLHRERSAVTKDIGLLEKLGLLVSQKRSNPGHGVEKLVRTVAPKIEMIATLG, encoded by the coding sequence ATGGCAAAAGTAATTATTCGTACTGATAAGGTTGAGAGCTTTTTTGATCGTGCTCGAAAGGCTGCACAAAAAGCCGACCGCGGCGAGTCATTTAAAAAATCAGCCACTTTCTCATTTGAAGACCCTCAAGAGATGTTCATGGTTCTTTCAGAAGCGCGCAGACGCTTGATGCTGGAGGTCATGGATGAACCCAAGACAATTACTCAACTGACAGTCAAATTACATCGCGAACGTTCCGCCGTTACCAAGGATATTGGACTCTTGGAGAAATTAGGATTACTTGTTTCCCAAAAAAGGTCAAATCCAGGGCATGGTGTTGAGAAGTTGGTTAGAACAGTTGCGCCAAAAATTGAGATGATCGCAACCTTGGGTTAA
- the fliS gene encoding flagellar export chaperone FliS: protein MGSKSALAYAANSIETGVVSANSSQLIVLVYERLFDHLKIGKKELENGRYGIESFTKAHDLIQQGLVACIDYKEGGDIAQSLGAIYEWSLREIISARVTKSPEKIQEVLDVLTPLYEAWVNLAPKEPVPVLQTVSSSNPARVAAAY, encoded by the coding sequence ATGGGCTCAAAATCTGCTCTTGCGTACGCAGCCAATAGTATTGAAACCGGAGTTGTTTCTGCTAATTCCTCTCAGTTGATTGTGTTGGTCTATGAGCGCCTATTTGATCACCTCAAGATCGGCAAGAAAGAGCTCGAGAATGGCCGCTATGGAATTGAGTCTTTTACCAAAGCACATGACCTGATTCAACAGGGCTTGGTAGCCTGTATTGATTACAAAGAGGGCGGCGATATTGCCCAAAGCCTCGGCGCCATTTATGAGTGGTCCCTACGCGAGATCATCAGTGCTCGAGTGACCAAGTCACCCGAGAAGATCCAAGAAGTATTAGATGTTCTAACCCCCCTCTATGAAGCTTGGGTGAACCTAGCTCCTAAAGAGCCTGTACCGGTTTTGCAGACCGTAAGCTCCAGTAATCCCGCACGAGTTGCTGCGGCTTATTAA
- a CDS encoding flagellar protein FlaG produces MSTVNVSNSATSSGAMQSGGAVPQPVVQQPVRTDAEVVALVANTVIKPSNIDATSQPSREVVAKAAADIQQFVQSMGRNLSFSVDEISGYHVVRVVNPSTGELVRQLPSEELLKIARDFERLNNVLVSQRA; encoded by the coding sequence ATGAGCACAGTTAACGTAAGTAATTCGGCTACTAGCTCTGGAGCAATGCAATCCGGCGGAGCAGTACCACAGCCCGTTGTTCAGCAACCAGTTCGGACCGATGCCGAGGTGGTCGCACTCGTCGCTAATACGGTGATTAAGCCATCTAATATAGATGCGACGAGTCAGCCCTCGCGTGAGGTGGTGGCAAAAGCTGCAGCCGATATCCAGCAATTTGTGCAGTCGATGGGCCGTAACTTGAGTTTTTCAGTGGACGAAATATCGGGTTATCACGTGGTTCGGGTAGTTAACCCCAGCACCGGTGAACTGGTTCGCCAGTTACCATCTGAAGAGCTCCTCAAGATCGCTCGGGACTTTGAGCGCTTAAATAACGTATTGGTTAGTCAAAGAGCCTAA
- a CDS encoding flagellin, producing the protein MPTVINTNLASLFAQNSLSSAQNNLAQSVQRLSSGLRINSAKDDAAGLSISQNMQSQINGTNQSIRNLSDATNLLQVADSSLATVQDMILRLKQLATQGYDGSLSTSQKLNIVQEMKDLNTEINTTAARTAFNGINLLSSGSSNDLVNSDIQVGNSLTSTATAVTLTGAGQTGLYATGGANASTGLGDTLQTGGTNSTFAITLDPALSKINPGTYTLSAVGNALTLTGSFNGNAQSQTVTVADVIGDATNPRTVNQSLNFSNFGININLATTVATGVTQTGANMAAKFAEVGVRNTLTVAGSNTEISDIRLSGVAAGTYTLSATNGIQNGGSIPAATIANAVAGTYTIKLTGGTGTGAQAVVTVTGAAAGTVSISGGSGYTVGDVLTAATGQLGSSTSTITLAALVAANMSNSTGTTGQVFLDGTVNGVTTKQALTLATGAAQSTQTLNFSSFGIAIDLKSNQSGQSGTQLAGLLTGSNFGGNTAGQVIVSQGANSALKFQSGANSDAFIQIDTLNVQTGTTGTYAGSSSEMTTLGRRISTAGAGNLAALGINDTIETWQTAFKNAAAAVDNALEFISTKRATYGSQMNRLSYVSTNLQTQSTNLQNSRSSIIDTDFAAETARLTKGQIMQQAATAMLAQANQMPNVILSLLK; encoded by the coding sequence ATGCCTACAGTTATAAATACCAACTTGGCTTCATTGTTTGCCCAAAATAGCCTTTCAAGTGCTCAAAACAATCTTGCGCAGTCCGTACAGCGCTTATCGTCTGGCTTGCGCATTAATAGCGCCAAAGACGACGCAGCAGGCCTGTCGATCTCGCAGAATATGCAATCTCAAATTAACGGTACGAACCAATCGATTCGTAACTTAAGCGATGCAACCAACTTATTGCAAGTTGCTGATTCTTCATTGGCAACGGTGCAAGACATGATTCTTCGCCTAAAGCAATTAGCTACTCAAGGTTACGACGGTTCTTTGTCAACGAGCCAAAAGCTGAACATTGTTCAGGAAATGAAAGACCTCAATACTGAGATCAATACAACTGCTGCTCGTACGGCTTTTAATGGTATTAACTTACTATCAAGCGGTTCAAGTAACGACTTGGTGAACTCTGATATTCAGGTTGGTAATTCATTGACTAGTACAGCAACGGCAGTCACACTTACGGGTGCTGGACAAACTGGTCTTTACGCTACTGGAGGTGCAAACGCATCGACCGGTTTAGGCGATACTCTTCAAACTGGTGGTACTAATTCGACTTTCGCAATTACGTTAGACCCGGCTCTTTCAAAGATTAACCCTGGTACTTATACACTTAGCGCCGTTGGTAACGCGCTAACATTAACTGGTTCTTTTAATGGAAATGCCCAATCTCAGACTGTTACGGTTGCCGATGTAATTGGTGATGCTACAAATCCAAGAACTGTTAACCAGTCATTGAATTTCAGTAATTTTGGCATCAACATTAACTTAGCAACTACTGTTGCTACTGGTGTTACACAAACAGGCGCAAACATGGCTGCTAAGTTTGCTGAAGTTGGTGTTCGCAATACGCTGACAGTAGCTGGTAGCAATACAGAGATCAGTGATATCCGTTTGTCTGGTGTTGCAGCTGGTACATATACTTTAAGTGCTACTAATGGTATTCAAAACGGCGGTTCAATCCCTGCTGCAACCATTGCGAATGCTGTAGCGGGAACTTACACTATTAAGTTGACTGGTGGTACTGGCACAGGCGCCCAAGCGGTTGTAACGGTAACGGGGGCTGCAGCTGGTACGGTTTCAATTTCTGGCGGTTCTGGCTACACAGTAGGTGACGTATTAACTGCTGCTACAGGTCAACTGGGTTCTTCAACATCTACTATAACTCTTGCTGCATTAGTAGCTGCTAACATGAGCAACTCAACTGGAACTACTGGTCAGGTCTTCTTGGATGGCACAGTAAATGGTGTTACAACAAAGCAAGCCTTGACTTTGGCAACTGGTGCAGCGCAGTCAACACAAACATTGAATTTCTCATCTTTTGGTATTGCGATTGACCTGAAATCTAACCAATCTGGCCAATCTGGAACTCAGTTAGCAGGTTTGTTAACAGGCTCAAACTTTGGTGGCAATACTGCTGGTCAAGTTATCGTTTCACAGGGTGCAAACTCAGCCTTGAAATTCCAGAGCGGTGCTAATTCAGATGCTTTCATTCAGATCGATACTTTGAACGTGCAAACAGGTACTACTGGTACTTACGCTGGTTCATCGTCTGAAATGACTACTTTGGGTCGTCGTATTTCAACTGCTGGTGCAGGTAACCTGGCTGCACTTGGTATAAATGACACAATTGAGACATGGCAGACAGCATTTAAGAACGCTGCAGCGGCTGTAGATAACGCTCTTGAGTTTATTTCTACAAAGCGTGCTACGTATGGCTCACAGATGAATCGCTTAAGCTACGTTTCTACCAACTTGCAAACTCAGAGTACCAACTTGCAGAACTCACGTTCTAGCATTATTGATACCGACTTTGCTGCAGAAACTGCCCGCTTAACCAAGGGTCAGATCATGCAGCAGGCTGCAACCGCGATGTTGGCGCAAGCGAACCAGATGCCCAACGTGATCTTGTCATTGTTGAAGTAA
- a CDS encoding HAMP domain-containing sensor histidine kinase: MPKPLASEPKDPAPQLMPNQLAEAFALFYEESKKLESQQADLQEKINQLTQELYDSNHRLGILLNAIPAGVVLLEHNLVSLHNPSALKFLPKIVIGEALTLPSDWQASIAPGEYLIESPAGRRTVQLVRIDEGSRSIVQIQDISANIHLHQQSQQENRLAAMGKMAASIAHQFRTPLATALLYSSHLCDGKIAVEESKEFAERLRKQLLGLEKLSQDMLRFITNRPRKSELVPIASIVQTAEQAIRPLCEKKGVQLLSKIDLSKDQLVNVEQQAIVNALLAILENALEVSESGKQISIEGSSNAQRVTIVIEDQGPGIPQAMIDSLFEPFSTGHSNGTGLGLAIAKNALEAHRGSIHAENYSKGARFTITLPCMNSL; the protein is encoded by the coding sequence ATGCCTAAACCGCTTGCCTCTGAGCCTAAGGATCCAGCCCCACAGTTGATGCCCAATCAGCTCGCAGAGGCTTTTGCCCTGTTTTATGAAGAATCCAAGAAGCTAGAGTCGCAACAGGCTGATTTACAAGAGAAAATTAATCAGCTCACCCAAGAGCTCTATGACTCAAACCACCGCTTGGGTATTTTGCTCAATGCTATTCCAGCTGGGGTTGTTCTTCTTGAACATAACCTGGTGTCTTTGCACAATCCATCGGCATTAAAGTTCTTGCCCAAGATTGTGATTGGTGAAGCACTGACCTTGCCGAGTGATTGGCAGGCGTCGATTGCACCGGGCGAGTACTTAATTGAAAGCCCCGCTGGAAGGCGCACGGTGCAATTGGTGCGCATCGATGAGGGAAGTCGCAGCATTGTGCAAATTCAAGACATCAGCGCCAACATTCATTTGCATCAACAGTCGCAGCAAGAAAATCGTCTAGCAGCCATGGGTAAAATGGCAGCTAGCATTGCGCATCAATTTCGCACGCCACTAGCAACTGCTCTGCTCTACTCTTCGCACCTGTGCGATGGCAAGATTGCTGTAGAAGAATCCAAAGAGTTTGCCGAGCGTCTACGTAAGCAACTGCTTGGCTTAGAAAAACTCTCGCAAGATATGTTGCGCTTTATTACCAATCGGCCCCGCAAGTCTGAACTGGTTCCCATTGCCAGCATTGTGCAAACGGCAGAGCAGGCTATTCGTCCGCTGTGTGAGAAAAAGGGAGTGCAACTGCTTTCTAAAATTGATCTCTCCAAAGACCAATTGGTAAATGTCGAGCAGCAAGCGATTGTGAATGCCCTCTTAGCAATTTTAGAAAATGCTCTAGAGGTCTCCGAGTCGGGTAAACAGATTTCTATTGAAGGCAGTAGCAATGCGCAACGCGTGACCATCGTCATCGAAGATCAAGGCCCTGGTATTCCGCAAGCAATGATTGACTCTTTATTTGAACCCTTCTCGACGGGACACTCCAATGGCACCGGTCTTGGATTAGCGATTGCAAAGAACGCCTTAGAGGCGCACCGTGGTTCAATCCATGCTGAGAACTATTCCAAGGGTGCGCGTTTTACGATTACCTTACCCTGCATGAACTCTTTATAG
- a CDS encoding EscU/YscU/HrcU family type III secretion system export apparatus switch protein: MTPNSPNKVLKAVALKYELNGAAPRVTGQGEGYVAEAILAKAKEFGIPTRNEPELVEFLMQLKLNDVVPPDLYAAVAEVLAWAYEIDGKTVPEPPKAN; this comes from the coding sequence ATGACACCCAATAGCCCCAATAAAGTACTCAAGGCTGTTGCTCTCAAGTATGAGCTTAACGGCGCAGCCCCACGAGTTACCGGTCAAGGTGAGGGCTATGTGGCTGAAGCAATCCTAGCGAAGGCTAAAGAGTTTGGTATACCAACGCGTAATGAGCCAGAGCTTGTGGAGTTCTTAATGCAACTCAAACTCAATGATGTTGTGCCCCCCGATTTGTATGCTGCCGTTGCAGAAGTGCTAGCATGGGCCTATGAGATTGATGGCAAGACTGTGCCGGAGCCGCCTAAGGCTAATTGA
- the fliD gene encoding flagellar filament capping protein FliD yields the protein MAVSSTSSNSSVGTSSIDVATIVEQLMTVENKPLDKIKSQIEQKKLVISDLGTIKSKVATFQDALTVFQTPSTFNNSAASSSDSTVISATASNGAIKGNHSVTVNSLATATRNTVSGYTSSTASATVDATNGFAITVAGTTYNTNGNKTVSGVVTANAVTVLGASPSITDLKNWINGLGVNVSASVVETTGSSNWALMIQGTQTGTTNAISFTGLTGLTGATPALTNTPVAAAANASFIVNGTTFSRTSNTVTDVIDGLTLSLNKASVTAQTISVTKGADISSEAINTLIAAYNDVMSTHKSMTANSANSDKPGNFANSPSTLSFINQIKDSFAKGISYTSNGTLTTMSLSTLGIDLQLDGTAKFNSASFTTASAAGLRDTLALGVTMGYVSSTSNLNTFLTSQVKAGGALSSQITSETTAMQDLTKRKDNLQIRLNSIQNNLISQYSALNALLFQLSSTSNSLTSALDALTNSQKNN from the coding sequence ATGGCTGTTTCCTCAACTAGTTCAAATTCCTCGGTCGGCACGTCTTCCATTGATGTGGCTACAATCGTTGAGCAGTTGATGACGGTTGAGAATAAACCGCTAGATAAGATTAAATCTCAGATCGAGCAAAAGAAGCTCGTCATTAGTGATCTGGGAACGATTAAAAGTAAAGTAGCTACCTTTCAAGATGCGCTGACTGTATTTCAGACGCCTTCTACCTTTAATAATTCTGCAGCGAGCAGTTCCGACTCAACAGTGATATCTGCTACCGCTAGTAATGGAGCCATCAAGGGCAACCATTCGGTAACGGTGAATAGTCTAGCAACGGCTACCCGCAATACCGTGAGTGGTTATACCTCCAGTACCGCCTCTGCTACGGTGGATGCGACGAACGGTTTTGCTATTACCGTGGCAGGCACTACCTACAACACCAATGGTAATAAAACCGTGAGTGGGGTCGTGACAGCTAATGCGGTTACTGTCCTGGGTGCTAGCCCAAGTATTACGGATCTCAAGAACTGGATTAATGGTTTAGGAGTGAATGTGAGTGCTAGCGTGGTAGAGACCACTGGAAGTTCCAATTGGGCCCTAATGATCCAAGGAACGCAAACCGGCACTACAAATGCTATTAGCTTTACAGGGCTTACCGGCTTAACCGGAGCCACACCTGCACTAACAAATACACCAGTTGCTGCGGCTGCCAACGCCTCATTTATTGTTAATGGCACCACCTTCTCCCGCACTAGTAATACGGTGACGGATGTGATTGATGGCCTTACTCTGAGCTTGAATAAAGCCTCAGTAACGGCTCAAACAATTAGTGTAACCAAGGGTGCTGATATTTCTAGTGAAGCAATTAATACATTGATTGCGGCTTATAACGATGTGATGAGCACCCATAAGTCTATGACTGCCAATAGTGCGAATTCGGATAAGCCTGGTAATTTTGCAAATTCACCCTCTACCTTATCGTTTATTAATCAGATTAAAGATAGTTTTGCTAAGGGAATCTCATACACCTCCAATGGCACCTTAACGACCATGAGCTTAAGTACCTTAGGGATTGATCTGCAATTGGATGGCACTGCTAAATTTAATTCTGCTTCGTTTACAACGGCAAGTGCTGCAGGTCTGCGGGACACCTTGGCCTTGGGAGTGACCATGGGCTATGTGAGTAGCACGAGTAATCTCAATACGTTCTTAACTTCACAAGTGAAGGCAGGCGGGGCTTTGAGTAGTCAAATTACTTCTGAAACAACTGCAATGCAAGACCTTACGAAACGTAAAGATAATTTACAGATTCGTTTGAACTCCATTCAAAATAATTTGATTTCTCAATACTCAGCATTGAACGCCTTACTTTTCCAGCTCAGCTCCACCAGTAACTCGCTGACAAGCGCACTGGATGCTTTAACCAATAGTCAGAAAAATAACTAA
- a CDS encoding DUF6516 family protein produces the protein MNKKSMPKVETQLERETFHLKASNGGGLLSFEVWGYVKDGKTVVTRYNLAYINRLICQKDNGRVLGFDNAHDYHHRHYMGKVAPVEFVSYEQTLERFQEEWQIIVKGLKKGKKWQK, from the coding sequence ATGAATAAAAAATCAATGCCCAAGGTTGAAACTCAGCTGGAGAGAGAAACTTTTCATCTAAAGGCAAGTAATGGTGGTGGACTTCTTAGTTTTGAGGTTTGGGGTTATGTGAAGGATGGTAAGACAGTGGTAACAAGGTACAACTTGGCATATATCAATCGATTAATTTGCCAAAAAGATAACGGGCGAGTGCTTGGGTTTGATAATGCACACGATTACCACCACAGGCACTATATGGGAAAAGTTGCCCCAGTGGAGTTTGTGAGTTATGAACAAACCTTGGAGCGGTTTCAAGAAGAATGGCAGATAATCGTTAAAGGATTAAAAAAGGGGAAGAAATGGCAAAAGTAA